The Rosa chinensis cultivar Old Blush chromosome 7, RchiOBHm-V2, whole genome shotgun sequence DNA segment TTACGACACGCTTCTTTGGTCACTTTCAGTAACACTAGCCTTGCGCGCGTGCGGAAGTGCGGCAACATCTTCCGACTCTGAAGCAGTCACCTAATCAACAAACTCAGCATGCCCAGTTCTTTTGGTGTGCAGATCACTTTCCTCCATGATCAAACATACAAAATCCACAAACAACTGCCCTACAAATCAAAATTATCAATAAGTTATGAAAACCTTTTCAACTATCAACAAATAGCAACATATGAAACTGGAATGTGTTGCTATCAGCAGAAACACACACCAATGAATATATATACAGTGAAAGTCAAGTATAAGCCGCAAGAActtaaaaggaaaaacaaagctGATGACTTCAACATTATATGATGTAAGGCAATAACTCCCCCATAGCATAGTCAGATTCTTCTACGAATTAAGGAGCAGGTTCAGCTTTCTCTTATTTTTGGTCAAGCTCTTTTTGTAATTAGTCACAAACCTATCCAATTCCCTAAGTGTTTCAGGATCAATATTGCCGATGTCCAATTCAATCTCATTGTCTTGTTGTAAAATCCCTTGACTCCTCTTTTTAACAATCTGGATAACATTAGCTAGTTTCTCAGAGGCAAAGTGTGGGAATAAATCAACCTCAGATAATTATCACATTGTGTGCAgcaaacttttttttattttttatgacttTAATTTACTGAGGTGAAATCGATGTTGGagggtccaaaaaaaaaaaaacactttacTATGCTGCTTTGGAAACACTTTACTATGCTGCTTTGGAAGGAGCGTTATCAACTACATTCATTGAGATCAAAATCACAGTTCACCTTCAAGTTAACATAGCATGCATCATTCAGCACTACCCAAATAAAATAATGCAACAATTTCAACACCACCAACTCGCACTACATGTCACCCCTTTCATTTCCCCCATTCCCTCAGCAACTGAAAGCCAGTCACAAAAATTAAATCCCACAACCAAAATCAAACGCAAAAACAACAACCCACGATCAAACAATCCCAAAATCCCTAAAATACTAAACccagaggaaaaaaaatcacaaattaaGACAGATAGAGCAAGAAATCAAAAGCAGCATACACCATTTTCTCCATAACCACAGGATTGGGCGACCTATCAAGAAATTCCTGCTGGGACTGTGCCAAGACCTCTCTTATCTTTATTAATAGAGATTCACTTAAAGTGAATGCTACTGAAAGTGACCAAAGAAGATAGTGTGATGTGCCGTATCAGTGGTGTTATAGCTCAAGGTGTCCACAGGCTGACTTGCCCTACACGCTACATATTTGTTATTTCCTTCCCAACAAGTATGTTGGCAAACTGAGAGTGGCCATTGAAGGTAGTGAGAGTTAATTGCATCAATAATTCAATATAATGTCATTAGTCACATTGAAGTTTACTGATATATGCTTTTTTGGTTGACAATCAGTCAATCACAGCcttcatatgaatatgtataaGGAGCTAAGTCTTCAAATTTGTTTGCCATGACTTTGAAAGCATTGGCAGAACTATCAGAGAACTTTCTACATTACCTGGTCCTAAGTGTATTCTGTGTGGCCTAGGTTCTTTAGTACTTTCAGTAGCCAAGCTATCCCTGTGAAACAGAGAATTAATTGGCATTCTTCTTCTGTGAAACATATTCAAGCAGGGATGCAACTAGGTACTgttactttgtttttcttatttatctTCAGTTTTCTTCCCTCACAGTATGGCGCTGAAGTATACAACATAACTCCTTCACACCCATTAGCAGAGGGACAAACTCTAGTCTCTCCTAGCCTAATATTCGAATTGGGCTTCTTCAGTCCTAATAGTTCTGCTAATAAGTATGTGGGGTTGTGGCACAAAAGTATATTTCCCCGTAAATATGTATGGGTGGCTAACAGAGATAATCCTCTTGCTGCTACAGACACCTTGGCTACTTTGAGCATTGGCAGCAATGGGAATCTGGAGCTCGTAGATGGGAAACAGAGTTCTGTCTGGTCAGCCAATATATCTAATTGTTCATCAGCAGTTCTCTTAGATAATGGAAACTTCATTGTCAAAGATGGTATGGGAGCTGATTTGTGGGTGAGTTTCAATGATCCTAGTGACACACATCTGCCAAGAATGTTGCTGGGATATGATAGCGGTTCTGGAAAACGGAATTTCTTGACATCTTGGAAAAGTGAAAATGATCCATCACCAGGCCTATTCTTGGTTGGACTGTCAGAAGAGTTACCGGCACAATTGTATATTTGGACTAATGGATCTACTCCCCACTGGAGAAGTGGGCCATGGGATAAATCAAGGTTTATTGGTATACCCACATCGAATTCTGACACTTCTCCGTATCTAAATCCATGGACTCTTGTTGATAATGTGCCCCAGGGAACAAGGTATTTATCTTACAGTTTTGACAAAATTCCTGGTGCGAATGTTTTTACATATGCTGACATATCTTCCGAAGGTATACTGAGGTTTTTGTTTTCAGAAATTGGCAAGAACTGGTATCTTGCGTGGAAGTCATGGAACAACCCATGCGATAATTATGGCGCCTGTGGACCTTTTGGGGTTTGCAAAGCTTATGAATCTCCTATCTGCAAGTGTTTGAAAGGGTTTATACCCAAGTCAAATAAGGAATGGAGTAAAAGAAACTGGACCGGAGGTTGTGTGAGACGAAGGAACTTGTCTTGTGAGACCAACACAAATGAATCAATCTCATCAAAAGGAAAAGATGGGTTTTCGAAGTTGGAAAGATTGAAATTACCCAATTTTCATGAATATTTGGGTTCTGTGGCTCTAGACAAGTTCGAGGACTGCAAGACACGGTGCCTGAGTAATTGTTCTTGCCTGGCTTATGCTTATGTTGATAACATAGGGTGTTTGGTGTGGTTCAAAGACCTTTTTGATATGCAGCAGTTTACAGCTTTTGGAGAAGATCTTTACGTTCGCCTAGCACACTCAGAACTAGGTAAATGATGATAGCTCTTGCACAACTCGTACACCACTAATTTTCATATGTATTGTAAGTTGattttgccttttcttttcaGTTGAAGGAAAGCCGACAAAGTTAATTGCAAGCCTTACAACTATTGGATTTTTGAGCATCTTGGTTGCTATAATCTTCTGTTTGCACAGGTGGCGTGCTAACCAAAAGCGTAAGCCAATTAGACGAGGGGGTCAATTAATTTATCACATTATAAGAATTTATTACTTATTGTCTGTTACCCAAATGTTGCTTCTTGTTTAGTTCCAACTCTGTGTTTGATAGTTTTATTTGCAAAATCAGGACACGTTGAATTAATAGCACGACGCTTGGAATCAACTAGTAGGATTCAGATTCATAGAGACGGTCTTCGAGATTATATAGGAAAGCATGATTTCTCGGAGCTAAAGATATATGATTTTGATAACATACTAATCGCCACAGACAACTTCAGCATCACAAACAAACTTGGGCAAGGAGGCTTTGGCCCAGTTTATAAGGTATTTTCTTTGCTAAGAAAACATATATAGCATGTCTAAATGTTCAAGATATAGACATGCAACAATGACTAATTTGTGGACATCATGTAGGGGATGCTACCAGAAGGGATGGAAATAgcagtaaaaagactatctagTAGCTCAAGACAAGGTGTCgaagagttcaagaatgagATGCGGTTGATCTCCAATCTTCAACACAAAAACCTTGTTAGGATGATGGGTTGCTGTGTTAAAGAGGATGAGAAGTTACTAATTTACGAGTTCATGGCAAACAAAAGCTTGGATACTTTTCTATATGGTTAGTTTCACAAGTGTTTTATTTTAGCTGCAGTACTTTACTCATTTTTACCTATATTGCTTTTAATATAAATATGCTTGAAAAGTTCTAGCATAAGTTATGATGAACTCACATAAACTAAATTTACCAAGTGAAAAATTATCATAGAGTTTGACTAAGGGAGAAATTCAGCCCTGCAAGTTTAATGCTCACCACTGTCAAATAATTCGTGTGCTTGATCAGTTCAGATCTATATTATGTCCTCACTACTTTTCATACAAATGTCTCTATCTTTTAACACTTAAGGGGTAGTAATCTAGTTATATTTAAGGCTAGAAGTCTAGTCATTGTCAATGTTTCTTTGCTACATGCATGTGAAATATGAATAACATTACTACTCTAACTTGGTCC contains these protein-coding regions:
- the LOC112179255 gene encoding G-type lectin S-receptor-like serine/threonine-protein kinase At1g61390 isoform X1, giving the protein MQLDTLATLSIGSNGNLELVDGKQSSVWSANISNCSSAVLLDNGNFIVKDGMGADLWVSFNDPSDTHLPRMLLGYDSGSGKRNFLTSWKSENDPSPGLFLVGLSEELPAQLYIWTNGSTPHWRSGPWDKSRFIGIPTSNSDTSPYLNPWTLVDNVPQGTRYLSYSFDKIPGANVFTYADISSEGILRFLFSEIGKNWYLAWKSWNNPCDNYGACGPFGVCKAYESPICKCLKGFIPKSNKEWSKRNWTGGCVRRRNLSCETNTNESISSKGKDGFSKLERLKLPNFHEYLGSVALDKFEDCKTRCLSNCSCLAYAYVDNIGCLVWFKDLFDMQQFTAFGEDLYVRLAHSELVEGKPTKLIASLTTIGFLSILVAIIFCLHRWRANQKRHVELIARRLESTSRIQIHRDGLRDYIGKHDFSELKIYDFDNILIATDNFSITNKLGQGGFGPVYKGMLPEGMEIAVKRLSSSSRQGVEEFKNEMRLISNLQHKNLVRMMGCCVKEDEKLLIYEFMANKSLDTFLYDPTKRAMLNWATRFNIIQGVARGLLYLHHDSYVKVIHRDLKVSNILLDEKMNPKISDFGLARIVEETHSLDNTQKVVGTRGYMSPEYAMGGIFSEKSDVYSFGVLVLEIISGKKNVSFYCYDQQLGFLAYVWKLWNEGRALELVDEVLGDSYSSSEVMTCVHVGLLCVQDNAPDRPTMTDVASILSSEKDGPHPKRPVFTIQNSVYHLGSSYENTNSSINEASITMIGGR
- the LOC112179255 gene encoding G-type lectin S-receptor-like serine/threonine-protein kinase At1g61370 isoform X2, with the translated sequence MCPREQEIGKNWYLAWKSWNNPCDNYGACGPFGVCKAYESPICKCLKGFIPKSNKEWSKRNWTGGCVRRRNLSCETNTNESISSKGKDGFSKLERLKLPNFHEYLGSVALDKFEDCKTRCLSNCSCLAYAYVDNIGCLVWFKDLFDMQQFTAFGEDLYVRLAHSELVEGKPTKLIASLTTIGFLSILVAIIFCLHRWRANQKRHVELIARRLESTSRIQIHRDGLRDYIGKHDFSELKIYDFDNILIATDNFSITNKLGQGGFGPVYKGMLPEGMEIAVKRLSSSSRQGVEEFKNEMRLISNLQHKNLVRMMGCCVKEDEKLLIYEFMANKSLDTFLYDPTKRAMLNWATRFNIIQGVARGLLYLHHDSYVKVIHRDLKVSNILLDEKMNPKISDFGLARIVEETHSLDNTQKVVGTRGYMSPEYAMGGIFSEKSDVYSFGVLVLEIISGKKNVSFYCYDQQLGFLAYVWKLWNEGRALELVDEVLGDSYSSSEVMTCVHVGLLCVQDNAPDRPTMTDVASILSSEKDGPHPKRPVFTIQNSVYHLGSSYENTNSSINEASITMIGGR